One genomic window of Microbacterium sp. BH-3-3-3 includes the following:
- a CDS encoding ornithine cyclodeaminase family protein, which produces MLLLSTPQLEGLVDREAIAEAVSRGFAEIAEGRADQPGPTSMSTPADSNRFILMSAVSEASDLAGVKLLADVPDNAGRRLPTQRSMILVVDRVDGSPVALLHGAVPTRVRTAAASAVATRTLSRPDSRTLGLIGAGALAREHALALRDVRPFDRVVVWSRTRERAEGLAAELRDEGWPTTIDVVASPREVLEEADVVCTLTPSVEAIVEGAWLRPGQHLNVVGARPRADEREVDGAAMARSSIWVDDRATARTKSGDLLRAIAEGAISEADVVGTIGEVVAGLARGRRSPDEITLFDSVGIGAQDVAVADVFIRAARAQGLGTTVDLSA; this is translated from the coding sequence ATGCTGCTGCTGAGCACGCCCCAGCTGGAGGGTCTCGTCGACCGCGAGGCCATCGCCGAGGCCGTCTCCCGGGGGTTCGCCGAGATCGCCGAGGGCCGCGCCGATCAGCCCGGCCCGACCTCGATGTCGACGCCCGCGGACTCCAACCGGTTCATCCTGATGTCGGCGGTGTCCGAGGCCTCCGACCTCGCGGGCGTCAAGCTCCTGGCCGACGTGCCCGACAACGCGGGGCGTCGGCTGCCGACCCAGCGCTCGATGATCCTCGTCGTCGACCGCGTCGACGGGTCGCCGGTCGCGCTGCTGCACGGCGCCGTGCCGACCCGGGTGCGCACCGCCGCCGCCAGCGCGGTGGCCACCCGCACGCTCTCCCGCCCCGACAGCCGGACCCTCGGGCTGATCGGCGCCGGGGCGTTGGCCCGCGAGCACGCCCTGGCGCTGCGCGACGTGCGGCCCTTCGACCGCGTCGTGGTGTGGTCGCGCACGCGCGAGCGCGCCGAGGGTCTCGCCGCCGAGCTTCGAGACGAGGGATGGCCCACGACGATCGACGTCGTGGCATCCCCTCGCGAGGTGCTCGAGGAGGCCGACGTCGTCTGCACCCTGACCCCGTCGGTGGAGGCGATCGTCGAGGGCGCGTGGCTGCGCCCGGGGCAGCACCTCAACGTCGTCGGAGCCCGTCCGCGCGCGGATGAGCGCGAGGTCGACGGTGCGGCCATGGCCCGGTCCTCGATCTGGGTCGACGACCGGGCGACGGCGCGCACGAAGTCGGGCGATCTGCTGCGGGCGATCGCCGAGGGCGCGATCTCCGAGGCCGACGTCGTCGGCACGATCGGAGAGGTCGTCGCCGGTCTGGCGCGGGGCCGCCGGTCGCCCGACGAGATCACGCTGTTCGACTCGGTGGGGATCGGTGCGCAGGACGTCGCGGTCGCCGACGTCTTCATCCGCGCAGCCCGCGCGCAGGGCCTCGGCACGACGGTCGACCTGAGCGCCTGA
- a CDS encoding amidohydrolase family protein encodes MTSTVLTDVHPWGGPLSDVVLADGLIAGIHPAGTEPIDPATETVSGRGRILLPSFADVHVHLDSTRIGLPFRPHTGVPGVWGMMLNDRDNWRHAERSMEHRVATTLEGAIARGTTQVRTYAQVDVDADLERLDAVLAAREANLDRCEVEIIAFPQAGLLREAGSIEVLDRAMARGADVVGGIDPCALDRDPVRHLDAVFSIAERYGAPIDIHLHEPDQLAKFSAELIVERTRTLDMRGRVTISHGYGLGRLPEAQLRALLEQFRDLGISMATIAPQAPLPTHLLDEYGIALGLGQDGQRDYWSPYGNTDMLDRTWQLAFTNGFRRDDDIEHCVAIATVGGRAVMGRAAMPALGADRPGVGIGDPADLVLVAGDTVTAAVMDRLSDRTVIFRGAVVADALELTEGSRA; translated from the coding sequence ATGACCTCCACCGTCCTCACCGACGTCCACCCCTGGGGCGGCCCCCTCTCCGACGTCGTCCTCGCGGACGGCCTCATCGCCGGCATCCATCCGGCGGGTACGGAACCCATCGACCCCGCGACCGAGACGGTGTCGGGCCGCGGACGCATCCTGCTGCCGTCGTTCGCCGACGTGCACGTGCACCTCGACTCGACCCGCATCGGCCTGCCGTTCCGGCCGCACACCGGGGTGCCCGGGGTGTGGGGCATGATGCTGAACGACCGCGACAACTGGCGCCACGCCGAGCGGAGCATGGAGCACCGCGTGGCGACGACGCTCGAGGGCGCGATCGCGCGCGGCACGACCCAGGTGCGCACCTACGCCCAGGTCGACGTCGACGCGGATCTCGAGAGATTGGATGCCGTGCTCGCGGCGCGCGAAGCCAACCTCGACCGGTGCGAGGTCGAGATCATCGCGTTCCCACAGGCGGGTCTGCTGCGCGAGGCGGGATCGATCGAGGTGCTCGATCGGGCGATGGCCCGCGGGGCCGATGTGGTCGGCGGGATCGATCCGTGCGCCCTCGATCGCGACCCGGTCCGGCATCTCGACGCCGTGTTCTCCATCGCGGAGCGCTACGGCGCCCCCATCGACATCCACCTGCACGAACCGGACCAGCTGGCGAAGTTCTCGGCCGAGTTGATCGTCGAGCGCACCCGCACCCTCGACATGCGGGGCCGCGTCACCATCTCGCACGGCTACGGCCTGGGGCGCCTCCCCGAGGCGCAACTGCGGGCGCTGCTCGAGCAGTTCCGCGACCTCGGGATCTCGATGGCCACGATCGCCCCTCAGGCGCCGCTGCCCACGCACCTGCTCGACGAGTACGGCATCGCGCTGGGCCTGGGTCAGGACGGCCAGCGCGACTACTGGTCGCCCTACGGCAACACCGACATGCTCGATCGCACCTGGCAGCTGGCCTTCACCAACGGCTTCCGCCGTGACGACGACATCGAGCACTGCGTCGCGATCGCCACGGTGGGCGGTCGCGCGGTGATGGGCCGCGCGGCCATGCCCGCCCTCGGCGCCGACCGCCCCGGCGTCGGGATCGGCGACCCCGCCGACCTCGTACTGGTCGCCGGCGACACCGTGACGGCGGCCGTCATGGACCGCCTGAGCGACCGCACCGTGATCTTCCGCGGCGCCGTCGTCGCCGACGCCCTCGAGCTGACCGAGGGGAGCCGCGCCTGA
- a CDS encoding ABC transporter substrate-binding protein encodes MTRSTARRALAGAAALTLGSVILAGCAGGFDSPAGSGETARTSLTAALPTDPSSMDPIRSGALVVLSVFFHTHDQLVKIAADGTLEPKLATGWKANDDLTQWEFTLTPDVTASNGEAIDADDVVFTYETILGDPSGENYAYLSSLDSVEAVDATTVRFTLKQPFSAFPRNTSLISIVPADTYQQMGADAYAREPIGSGPYVFDNITTGVSYDLKRNDDYRGPAPVIEEISLQPVSSTESRANGVLSGSLDVAQIGPTQVASVQAAPSAQTFSAASNGVVFLGVNSTAGPLQDVRVRQAVAKAVDTQAIVDSLLSGLAEPAKAMIAPAVEGFSDSVQPVGYDPDGARALLAEAGYDGTPIPFDYATDGRIPLSSEVAQSIQGYLQAVGIAVDMRGADQQSHTLKVRSREMQGVYLNTWAPSTLDGDLPLTDFYETAGNNNYAQDPATAAWAAEQRGVEGDARQQVFEELLDYSNTQGYFVPLYVPFNNFAAVSGLRWTPRADGLYDFTGTSFE; translated from the coding sequence ATGACCCGCTCGACAGCCCGCCGCGCCCTCGCAGGCGCCGCCGCCCTCACCCTCGGCAGCGTGATCCTCGCCGGATGCGCCGGCGGATTCGACTCCCCCGCAGGCTCGGGCGAAACCGCCCGCACGAGCCTGACCGCGGCTCTGCCCACCGACCCGAGCTCCATGGACCCCATCCGCTCGGGAGCGCTGGTGGTGCTGTCGGTCTTCTTCCACACCCATGATCAGCTGGTGAAGATCGCCGCCGACGGCACCCTCGAGCCGAAGCTCGCGACGGGATGGAAAGCCAACGACGACCTGACGCAGTGGGAGTTCACGCTCACCCCCGACGTGACCGCCAGCAACGGCGAGGCCATCGACGCCGACGACGTGGTCTTCACGTACGAGACGATCCTGGGCGATCCGAGCGGCGAGAACTACGCCTACCTCTCGTCCCTCGACAGCGTCGAGGCGGTGGATGCCACCACCGTGCGCTTCACCCTCAAGCAGCCGTTCTCGGCCTTCCCCCGCAACACCTCGCTCATCTCGATCGTGCCCGCCGACACCTACCAGCAGATGGGGGCCGACGCCTACGCCCGGGAGCCGATCGGATCGGGGCCCTACGTCTTCGACAACATCACCACGGGCGTGTCGTACGACCTGAAGCGCAACGACGACTACCGGGGTCCGGCCCCGGTCATCGAGGAGATCTCGCTGCAGCCGGTGTCGTCCACCGAATCGCGCGCGAACGGCGTGCTCTCGGGCAGCCTCGACGTCGCCCAGATCGGACCGACGCAGGTGGCCTCGGTGCAGGCCGCGCCGTCGGCGCAGACCTTCTCGGCCGCCTCGAACGGGGTCGTCTTCCTCGGCGTCAACTCCACCGCAGGCCCCCTGCAGGACGTGCGCGTGCGCCAGGCGGTGGCCAAGGCCGTCGACACCCAGGCGATCGTCGACTCCCTGCTGTCGGGACTCGCCGAGCCCGCGAAGGCCATGATCGCGCCGGCGGTGGAGGGCTTCTCCGACTCCGTCCAGCCCGTCGGCTACGACCCCGACGGCGCGCGTGCGCTGCTGGCCGAGGCCGGCTACGACGGCACGCCGATCCCGTTCGACTACGCCACCGACGGTCGCATCCCGCTCTCGAGCGAGGTGGCCCAGAGCATCCAGGGCTACCTGCAGGCCGTCGGCATCGCCGTCGACATGCGCGGTGCCGACCAGCAGAGCCACACGCTGAAGGTGCGCAGCCGCGAGATGCAGGGCGTCTACCTCAACACCTGGGCCCCCTCCACGCTCGACGGCGACCTGCCCCTCACCGACTTCTACGAGACGGCGGGCAACAACAACTACGCGCAGGATCCCGCCACCGCCGCCTGGGCGGCGGAGCAGCGCGGGGTCGAGGGCGACGCACGCCAGCAGGTCTTCGAGGAGCTGCTGGACTACAGCAACACGCAGGGCTACTTCGTTCCGCTGTACGTGCCCTTCAACAACTTCGCCGCCGTGAGCGGACTGCGCTGGACCCCGCGCGCCGACGGTCTGTACGACTTCACCGGAACGAGCTTCGAATGA
- a CDS encoding ABC transporter ATP-binding protein: protein MTRPVLSVENLRLDATTDEGHRTVVHDVSFEVAPSSALGVVGESGSGKSLTMLAALGLLPPGVRVASGSVCIDGRDVTSMSERELRSMRGRVTGMVFQDPMSALNPLRSVGAQVAAAVRAHSPATSRTAARRRAVELLQSVGVRDAADRAASRPHQWSGGMRQRAVIAMAIANDPLLLIADEPTTALDVTVQAQVMALLDDVRERTGSALALISHDLGLVAQHTDDLVVMRSGRVVEHGETRAVLSAPAHEYTRRLLAAAPSTRTGADRPALVETAEEPALEVTDLVVEYPGRRGRRTRAVDGVSLRIRAGETVAVVGESGCGKSSLLRAILGLTPASAGTIRFEGRTVSPDIAGRSAEIRSRAQVVFQDPSSALDPRMSVARSVGEPLKIRRSFTSARVRTLLDGVGLDSSFDDRLPTRLSGGQRQRVGIARALALDPAIVLLDEPVSALDVSIQAQVLDLLGGLQREQRLAYLFVSHDLGVVRGIADRVVVMQAGRIVEEGPTERVFAEPRHPYTRTLLDAIPHLFSDSPTRPASPALADSPTLSASPTRKALS, encoded by the coding sequence ATGACCCGTCCCGTCCTGTCCGTCGAGAACCTGCGTCTGGATGCCACGACCGACGAGGGCCACCGCACCGTGGTTCACGACGTCTCGTTCGAGGTGGCGCCCTCGTCCGCGCTCGGCGTCGTCGGCGAGTCCGGCTCCGGCAAGAGCCTCACGATGCTCGCCGCCCTCGGCCTGCTGCCCCCGGGCGTGCGCGTCGCCTCGGGGAGCGTCTGCATCGACGGCCGCGACGTGACGTCGATGAGCGAGCGGGAGCTCCGCAGCATGCGCGGTCGGGTGACCGGGATGGTGTTCCAAGACCCGATGTCGGCGCTCAACCCGCTGCGCTCGGTGGGGGCGCAGGTCGCCGCGGCGGTGCGCGCCCACTCCCCCGCCACCTCGCGCACCGCCGCCCGCCGACGCGCGGTCGAGCTGCTGCAATCGGTGGGCGTCCGCGACGCCGCCGACCGCGCGGCGTCGCGGCCCCACCAGTGGTCGGGCGGCATGCGCCAGCGCGCGGTCATCGCCATGGCCATCGCCAACGACCCGCTGCTGCTCATCGCCGACGAGCCCACCACGGCACTCGACGTCACGGTCCAGGCGCAGGTCATGGCCCTGCTGGACGACGTGCGCGAACGCACCGGGTCGGCGTTGGCGCTCATCAGCCACGACCTGGGCCTCGTGGCCCAGCACACCGACGACCTCGTCGTGATGCGGTCGGGACGAGTCGTCGAGCACGGTGAGACCCGCGCGGTGCTGTCGGCCCCCGCTCACGAGTACACGCGGCGGCTGCTCGCGGCGGCGCCGTCGACCCGCACCGGGGCAGACCGCCCGGCGCTGGTCGAGACCGCCGAGGAGCCCGCCCTGGAGGTGACCGACCTCGTCGTCGAGTACCCCGGTCGTCGAGGCCGGCGCACCCGGGCGGTCGACGGGGTGTCCCTGCGCATCCGCGCCGGAGAGACCGTCGCCGTCGTCGGGGAGTCCGGATGCGGTAAGTCGTCGCTGCTGCGCGCCATCCTGGGCCTCACCCCGGCGAGCGCGGGCACGATCCGCTTCGAGGGGCGCACCGTGTCCCCCGACATCGCCGGACGCAGCGCCGAGATCCGCTCGCGCGCCCAGGTGGTGTTCCAAGACCCGTCGTCGGCGCTGGACCCGCGCATGAGCGTCGCCCGCTCCGTCGGCGAACCGCTGAAGATCCGCCGGAGCTTCACGTCGGCGCGCGTGCGCACGCTGCTCGACGGGGTCGGCCTCGACAGTTCGTTCGACGACCGTCTTCCCACCCGTCTGTCGGGCGGGCAGCGCCAGCGCGTCGGCATCGCCCGCGCGCTCGCCCTCGACCCGGCGATCGTGCTGCTCGACGAGCCCGTCTCGGCGCTCGACGTCTCGATCCAGGCGCAGGTGCTCGACCTGCTGGGCGGCCTGCAGCGCGAGCAGCGACTCGCCTACCTCTTCGTCTCCCACGACCTCGGCGTCGTCCGCGGCATCGCGGACCGCGTCGTCGTGATGCAGGCCGGACGCATCGTCGAAGAGGGCCCGACCGAGCGCGTTTTCGCCGAGCCGCGGCATCCGTACACCCGCACCCTGCTCGACGCCATCCCGCACCTCTTCTCCGACTCACCCACCCGCCCCGCGTCACCCGCCCTCGCCGACTCACCCACCCTCTCTGCGTCGCCCACCCGAAAGGCCCTCTCATGA
- a CDS encoding ABC transporter permease, with translation MTTVALPPLPEAATSAPPPRPRRRRLRPSAVVGIVMLAVVVGATALRPVLPGFDPLGQDLSRVLLPPFVDPAHPLGTDPLGRDLFSRIALASAVTLGITVAIVCLNAVIGTTVGILAGFFGGRIESALSVLSNTVLAMPVVLLLIAVCAVVPPSAGLTILVVGCTWWVGYARVTRNVAAALRAQDFVVAPRTQGADRFWSLTRHVLPNVWPHTLIIAATDIATIVLVEASLEYLGLGVQPPTPSWGAMIYDGQKYLATDPWLVILPGIAMFLAVGGVQFLSQQFTAEARGAFLRKGARR, from the coding sequence ATGACCACCGTCGCCCTGCCCCCGCTCCCCGAGGCCGCGACCTCGGCACCGCCCCCTCGCCCCCGTCGTCGGCGCCTGCGCCCCTCGGCCGTCGTCGGCATCGTGATGCTCGCCGTCGTGGTCGGCGCGACCGCGCTGCGTCCCGTGCTGCCCGGCTTCGACCCGCTCGGGCAGGACCTGTCGCGCGTCCTGCTCCCGCCCTTCGTCGACCCGGCGCACCCGCTGGGCACCGACCCGCTCGGGCGCGACCTGTTCAGCAGGATCGCCCTCGCCTCCGCCGTCACCCTCGGCATCACGGTGGCCATCGTGTGCCTCAACGCGGTGATCGGCACCACGGTCGGCATCCTGGCCGGCTTCTTCGGTGGGCGGATCGAATCCGCTCTGTCGGTGCTGTCGAACACCGTGCTGGCGATGCCCGTCGTCCTGCTGCTCATCGCCGTCTGCGCCGTCGTCCCGCCCAGCGCGGGGCTCACGATCCTCGTCGTCGGCTGCACCTGGTGGGTGGGCTACGCCCGGGTCACCCGCAACGTCGCCGCGGCCCTTCGGGCGCAGGACTTCGTCGTGGCACCGCGCACACAGGGTGCCGATCGCTTCTGGTCGCTCACCCGGCACGTGCTGCCGAACGTCTGGCCGCACACGCTCATCATCGCCGCGACCGACATCGCCACGATCGTGCTCGTCGAGGCGTCTCTGGAGTACCTCGGTCTCGGCGTGCAACCGCCCACGCCCAGCTGGGGCGCCATGATCTACGACGGCCAGAAGTACCTGGCCACCGACCCCTGGCTGGTGATCCTGCCCGGGATCGCGATGTTCCTCGCCGTGGGCGGCGTGCAGTTCCTTAGCCAGCAGTTCACCGCCGAGGCGCGTGGCGCCTTCCTGCGCAAGGGAGCCCGACGATGA
- a CDS encoding ABC transporter permease codes for MLAFLLRRLALAGATVFLVVTIGFVLGRLTGAPGALLLPDNASSADVDALNASLGFDRPVIVQYVDFLRGVVVGDLGDSYRLHESALGLVWERLPATVELAFWAFLAGFALALVAAVVIHLSGSRILRAVVGWLGATRQAVPDFFFALLLVLIFSVTLGLLPSLGRTSPASLVLPVVTLATGQFVMYLRLLDAALSDQAEQDYVRTAFAIGQSRPTILFTQMLPNALPPVLGMAGLNLGGLLGGTVVVEVVFAWPGLGSLLTAAVSQRDFPIVQAGLLFVAVAFVVVNTLVDLLVARIDPRTATS; via the coding sequence GTGCTCGCCTTCCTCCTCCGCCGCCTCGCCCTGGCCGGCGCCACGGTCTTCCTCGTGGTCACGATCGGCTTCGTCCTCGGTCGCCTCACCGGCGCCCCCGGCGCACTCCTGCTCCCCGACAACGCCAGCAGTGCCGACGTCGACGCGCTCAACGCCAGCCTCGGCTTCGACCGCCCGGTCATCGTGCAGTACGTCGACTTCCTCCGCGGAGTCGTCGTCGGCGACCTCGGCGACTCGTACCGCCTGCACGAGTCCGCGCTCGGGCTCGTGTGGGAACGCCTCCCCGCCACGGTCGAACTCGCCTTCTGGGCGTTCCTGGCCGGCTTCGCCCTCGCGCTCGTGGCAGCCGTCGTCATCCACCTCAGCGGCAGCCGGATCCTGCGCGCCGTCGTCGGCTGGCTCGGCGCCACCCGGCAGGCGGTGCCCGATTTCTTCTTCGCCCTGCTGCTCGTGCTGATCTTCTCGGTCACGCTCGGCCTGCTGCCGTCCTTGGGCCGCACGAGTCCGGCGAGCCTCGTACTCCCGGTCGTGACCCTCGCCACCGGCCAGTTCGTGATGTATCTCCGCCTGCTCGACGCCGCGCTGAGCGATCAAGCCGAGCAGGACTACGTGCGCACGGCCTTCGCGATCGGCCAGTCGCGACCGACCATCCTGTTCACGCAGATGCTCCCCAACGCCCTGCCGCCGGTGCTCGGCATGGCCGGCCTCAACCTCGGCGGTCTGCTCGGCGGCACCGTCGTGGTCGAGGTGGTGTTCGCCTGGCCGGGGCTCGGCAGCCTGCTGACGGCCGCCGTGAGTCAGCGCGACTTCCCGATCGTCCAGGCGGGGCTCCTCTTCGTCGCCGTCGCCTTCGTCGTCGTCAACACCCTCGTCGACCTGCTCGTCGCCCGCATCGACCCCCGAACGGCCACCTCATGA
- a CDS encoding GntR family transcriptional regulator, which translates to MDDDIDATGRRIAHILRERIITGEIDMGDKLGERDIAEELGVSRVPVREALHVLEAEGFVSSAHRRAAVVHRFTVDDARELFDMRMHLEPFAAALAAERAAAGADTAALRAALDVAHVASVAAASASSRNSDLHDEIFALAGHALLSRMSGLLTGRTRWLFRLTPERDTPGRWDEHAEMVEAIVGGHVSLAQTLAAAHVERARVESMPGLVERLPPVERAERRRRSRRVASGA; encoded by the coding sequence GTGGACGACGACATCGACGCGACCGGCCGGCGCATCGCGCACATCCTGCGCGAGCGCATCATCACCGGTGAGATCGACATGGGCGACAAGCTCGGCGAGCGCGACATCGCCGAGGAGCTCGGCGTTTCGCGGGTGCCCGTCAGAGAGGCGCTGCACGTGCTCGAGGCCGAGGGGTTCGTGTCGTCGGCCCATCGCCGTGCGGCCGTCGTGCACCGCTTCACGGTCGACGACGCGAGGGAGCTGTTCGACATGCGCATGCACCTCGAGCCCTTCGCCGCGGCACTCGCCGCGGAGCGCGCCGCCGCGGGCGCCGACACCGCAGCGCTGCGGGCCGCGCTCGACGTGGCGCACGTCGCGTCGGTCGCCGCGGCGTCGGCCTCGTCGCGCAACTCCGATCTGCACGACGAGATCTTCGCCCTCGCCGGTCACGCGCTGCTCTCGCGGATGAGCGGTCTGCTCACGGGGCGCACGCGATGGCTCTTCCGTCTGACGCCCGAACGCGACACCCCCGGTCGATGGGACGAGCACGCCGAGATGGTGGAGGCGATCGTGGGCGGGCACGTCTCGCTCGCGCAGACGCTCGCCGCCGCGCACGTCGAGCGGGCCCGCGTGGAGTCGATGCCGGGTCTGGTCGAGCGGCTTCCCCCCGTCGAGCGGGCGGAGCGTCGCCGGCGGTCGCGCCGGGTTGCGTCGGGGGCCTGA
- a CDS encoding HAD family hydrolase → MTRIAFLDVDGTILEHGSVMAPSTATAIRQARENGHLVWLSTGRSAGDIHPDVLAIGFDGAITNGGAYATQADRTLVERPLARTDVDTLERYFEAHGIHYFLQTHGGVFASPGMGAVMNEYRRERHAQRAAELEAQGLPPEQPLWREPRPVSEVDRDAVAKAVFVSPSTDTVAHAAAELGDGFHVIPGSIPLPGGSNGEIGQAGVTKGSAITDVLAELGLSATDAIGIGDSWNDVEMFEVVGTPVAMGNAVPELQRLAGRVTTAVLDDGVHNAFAELGLI, encoded by the coding sequence ATGACCCGCATCGCCTTCCTCGACGTCGACGGCACGATCCTCGAACACGGTTCGGTGATGGCGCCCTCGACGGCGACCGCCATCCGACAGGCGCGAGAGAACGGGCACCTCGTGTGGCTCAGCACCGGCCGCTCCGCCGGCGACATCCACCCCGACGTGCTCGCCATCGGCTTCGACGGCGCGATCACCAACGGCGGAGCGTATGCGACCCAGGCCGATCGGACGCTGGTGGAACGCCCCCTCGCCCGCACCGACGTCGACACCCTCGAGCGGTACTTCGAGGCCCACGGCATCCACTACTTCCTGCAGACCCACGGCGGCGTCTTCGCCAGCCCCGGCATGGGCGCCGTGATGAACGAGTACCGGCGTGAGCGTCACGCCCAGCGCGCGGCCGAGCTCGAGGCCCAGGGGCTGCCCCCCGAGCAGCCGCTGTGGCGCGAGCCCCGGCCGGTGTCGGAGGTCGACCGCGACGCCGTCGCCAAGGCCGTCTTCGTCAGCCCCTCGACCGACACCGTCGCCCACGCCGCCGCCGAACTCGGCGACGGGTTCCACGTCATCCCGGGCTCGATCCCGCTGCCCGGCGGCTCGAATGGCGAGATCGGCCAGGCCGGCGTCACCAAGGGCTCCGCGATCACCGACGTGCTCGCCGAACTGGGCCTGTCGGCGACGGACGCCATCGGCATCGGCGACAGCTGGAACGACGTCGAGATGTTCGAGGTCGTCGGCACCCCCGTCGCGATGGGCAACGCCGTGCCCGAGCTGCAGCGCCTCGCCGGCCGGGTGACCACCGCCGTGCTCGACGACGGCGTGCACAACGCGTTCGCGGAGCTGGGCCTGATCTGA
- a CDS encoding glycoside hydrolase family 1 protein, translated as MTTTSFPDGFLWGGATAANQIEGAYDADGKGYSVQDVMPRGISGPRSDQPTPDNLKLVGIDHYHRYAEDIALFAEMGFGVYRFSIAWSRIFPKGDETEPNEEGLAFYDRVLDELEKHGIEPLVTISHYETPLHLAEAYGGWTNRELIGFYERYARTLLERFGSRVKYWLTFNEINSLLHAPFMSGGIPIPEGGVPEQQLYQAMHHELVASARATRIAREVAPEAKVGCMVLSMPIYPLTPSPDDARAVMDADHGNLVYGDVHTRGEYPGYFLRTLREKGIALDITDQDREDLTNTVDFVSFSYYMSIAETADPAKRAEGEGNIMGGIANPTLEASEWGWQIDPVGLRLVLNQFWDRWQKPLFIVENGLGARDQLVEVDGEKTVVDDYRIAYLNDHLVQVGEALEDGVDVLGYTSWGCIDIVSASTAQLSKRYGFIYVDRNDDGTGTLDRYRKKSFGWYADVIRTNGASLTR; from the coding sequence ATGACGACCACTTCCTTCCCCGACGGCTTCCTCTGGGGCGGCGCGACCGCCGCGAACCAGATCGAGGGCGCGTACGACGCAGACGGCAAGGGGTACTCGGTGCAGGACGTGATGCCCCGCGGCATCTCGGGTCCCCGCAGCGACCAGCCCACGCCCGACAACCTCAAGCTCGTCGGCATCGACCACTACCACCGCTACGCGGAGGACATCGCGCTGTTCGCCGAGATGGGCTTCGGCGTCTACCGGTTCTCGATCGCGTGGAGCCGCATCTTCCCGAAGGGCGACGAGACCGAGCCCAACGAAGAGGGCCTGGCGTTCTACGACCGCGTGCTCGACGAACTCGAGAAGCACGGCATCGAGCCGCTCGTGACGATCTCGCACTACGAGACGCCGCTGCACCTGGCCGAGGCCTACGGCGGGTGGACGAACCGCGAGCTGATCGGGTTCTACGAGCGCTACGCCCGCACGCTGCTCGAGCGCTTCGGCTCGCGCGTGAAGTACTGGCTGACGTTCAACGAGATCAACTCGCTGCTGCACGCCCCGTTCATGAGCGGCGGCATCCCGATCCCCGAGGGCGGCGTTCCCGAGCAGCAGCTGTACCAGGCGATGCACCACGAGCTCGTGGCATCCGCCCGGGCCACCCGCATCGCCCGCGAGGTCGCCCCCGAGGCCAAGGTCGGCTGCATGGTGCTGTCGATGCCGATCTACCCCCTCACCCCGTCGCCCGACGACGCCCGCGCCGTCATGGACGCCGACCACGGCAACCTCGTCTACGGCGACGTGCACACCCGCGGCGAGTACCCCGGGTACTTCCTGCGGACGCTGCGCGAGAAGGGCATCGCCCTCGACATCACCGACCAGGACCGCGAGGACCTGACGAACACCGTCGACTTCGTCTCGTTCAGCTACTACATGTCGATCGCCGAGACCGCCGACCCCGCGAAGCGCGCCGAGGGCGAGGGCAACATCATGGGCGGCATCGCCAACCCCACGCTCGAAGCGAGCGAGTGGGGCTGGCAGATCGACCCCGTGGGCCTGCGCCTCGTGCTGAACCAGTTCTGGGACCGGTGGCAGAAGCCGCTGTTCATCGTCGAGAACGGCCTGGGCGCGCGCGACCAGCTCGTCGAGGTCGACGGTGAGAAGACGGTCGTCGACGACTACCGCATCGCCTACCTCAACGACCACCTCGTGCAGGTCGGCGAGGCGCTCGAAGACGGCGTCGACGTGCTCGGCTACACCTCGTGGGGCTGCATCGACATCGTCAGCGCCAGCACCGCTCAGCTCAGCAAGCGATACGGTTTCATCTACGTCGACCGCAACGACGACGGCACCGGAACGCTCGACCGCTACCGGAAGAAGTCGTTCGGCTGGTACGCCGACGTCATCCGCACCAATGGCGCGTCGCTGACGCGCTGA